AGAGAACTTTCCTGTTCTAGAGTCATGCGCTCGCGACTTCACGCCGGAGTATGGAATGCTTGTCCAGAGGACTTCTAGCCCTCATCTCAATCGAGAAGCGTTTGAAGTAACTAGGTTATTTGTTTGCTGCGAGAGTGCATTGCATGGGATAAGCTGCTGGcaggaggtggaagaagtccTGCGCTAGTGAGACGATGGAGTATGAAAGGATCTGACGGACCAAGGGGTTGTGGTAAGAGTAGCACGTCAGCGGCAATGGTGACGCTTGGGAAAAGAGCTCTCGCGAGTCAGAATGCAGAGACGGCAGCGGGGGAGGGCTGTTACATCCCGGAGATCCCGTTAACAGTCACACCTTCATGCCATTTCTTGGCTAGATTTATATTATTTCCCATTATAAGCTTCCGATGCATCATTACAATGAACTGCGTGTTAATCGCCCTTGCTATTACTAAGTGAACGGAAGAATTCGTTGTAAGCGTTTTCAATATCAAATAACATCTAATGGGTATGTCAGCGATGACAGCTATAGGACACGATATAGTACCCTCGTGAATGTAGACGCACTTGCCGTGATTGCTCCTCTGATATCTCATCACTTGCTTTCATTGCATTTAATTCAATAAGCCTGCTCGGTTCAGCTTGGAACATAACAGCTTACAAGCACATACCAGTGCAATATTTTCCCTCTACCTTCCCATTCTTGGCTGCCTTTGAACCGAGAATATCCACTCATTAATTCTGTcaaaaaaggatgaagttGGTCTTTCGCTTTGAGATTGAGCTTCAGAGCATCCATGAAAGTAATAAATGACTGCCCGAATATGATCAGTAGGCTGCATTGAAGAAAGCCGATAAACACTTGCTTGTGTGGTCTCGGCAACCCATTTGCCCTTTTCGGCCCCACCGTCTTCAGCCTCAGCAGAATGCTCGACAGTGGCAGGAACGCCAACTGTCAAGCGATGTAGAGCTGCAGGATGGTCCATCTAGAGAGTcaaagagagagagtatAAGCGGTATAAATCGATCCAAGTTCTGATTGTGTTTACCTTGAAGCGTTTCATGAACGCCTCCAGTCCTCCaatatcctccaccaccaatTTCATTAAACTTTTGTACTGAGCGAGAAGTTTGAGGCAGGCGGGGGCGTACCTATCAGAGATGAAGGGCTCAGCTATTGCTTGTCAGATGAAACAAACACATCACTTACTCCTTGCCTGAGACAGAGTCGCGCACGTACGCCCGCTCGAGATACTCCAAGCTTACGATAATGCTATACAGAGTGGCAAGGTTTTCTGTCTTCTCACGTTCTGCATTTGTTGTCCATAGCCGAACTTCTTCGTCGAggttcatcatctcatttGCTGTGGGAGTTGGATGTATCCAGTAGAGAGGGACATATATTACTATTATTTACGTATGTGTATTAGTACGTGACGGCGACGAGCGACAGCGTTTACCGGCAATTATTTATGCGCCAGTCTTCAGTCTAGCTAACTAAACGCCTGCCTCAACCCGCGCTTCTATCGACTAAAAGACGTTCGTCGTCTGTGTGCATTTTATTTACTTTGGCATTTCtattctcctctctccttttaCAGTGGTCCCTTATCTCGCCGCGCGCCCATTGAGTGATCCAATCGCCCTGCCAATTATCGACCCCTCCACCGTATAGTCTTTCGTCTAAACACGTCAAAAAGGAACGACCGAACGCCGCTCGACCAGTCGCCAGTCCATAGACTGATCCGCGCGTAACAACAATTACCGTCAAGGGTAGTGACACATTTAGTTTCTCGTGGTCGAAGAATACTAGACTGTCCACTA
This DNA window, taken from Cryptococcus deuterogattii R265 chromosome 3, complete sequence, encodes the following:
- a CDS encoding ESCRT-I complex subunit VPS28, translating into MMNLDEEVRLWTTNAEREKTENLATLYSIIVSLEYLERAYVRDSVSGKEYAPACLKLLAQYKSLMKLVVEDIGGLEAFMKRFKMDHPAALHRLTVGVPATVEHSAEAEDGGAEKGKWVAETTQSFITFMDALKLNLKAKDQLHPFLTELMSGYSRFKGSQEWEGRGKILHWLIELNAMKASDEISEEQSRQMLFDIENAYNEFFRSLSNSKGD